Proteins from one Pseudomonas grandcourensis genomic window:
- a CDS encoding glycosyl hydrolase family 5: protein MKSARFKRLTASTLLMLGAASQVDASDLFPLLAANKTIGVQVKIQTFSPTDAEQIKAAGFGFVRFGVWTNSLGGTAYQKQISDAFAAARSADLPVLMTVRSTKALTSAPDNTSELVAAGESFASSVKGLEQSYAAQLVAIEIWNEPDLAKYWPTRNLDTTFVPFMSALCKSLQDKPQSTPLIGFGFARPPSAGTTSALALKKIVSEYPRCLSAISYHPYGMSGVQISKTQAFIQQNFHLPGVISEWGVPSLSSNGGIEAQASKISTFIADVKKLDIPLTSIYEWKNSETGSNDRERNFGFLTSDGQAKPAKMAASTQLNPQ, encoded by the coding sequence ATGAAATCAGCACGCTTCAAACGGCTCACCGCCTCAACCCTGTTAATGCTGGGTGCAGCCAGTCAGGTTGACGCCAGTGACTTGTTCCCCCTACTTGCCGCCAACAAAACCATCGGCGTCCAGGTGAAGATCCAGACCTTCTCCCCCACCGACGCCGAGCAAATCAAGGCCGCGGGCTTCGGATTCGTGCGCTTTGGCGTGTGGACCAACAGTCTGGGCGGCACGGCGTATCAAAAGCAGATCAGCGATGCCTTCGCCGCGGCCAGGTCCGCCGATCTGCCGGTACTGATGACCGTACGCTCGACCAAGGCGCTGACCTCCGCGCCCGACAACACCAGCGAACTCGTTGCTGCCGGCGAGTCGTTCGCCAGTTCGGTGAAGGGGCTGGAGCAGTCATACGCCGCGCAACTCGTCGCGATTGAAATATGGAACGAACCGGACCTGGCGAAGTACTGGCCAACCCGAAATCTCGACACGACCTTTGTTCCGTTCATGAGTGCCCTGTGCAAGTCGCTGCAGGACAAGCCGCAATCGACGCCGCTGATCGGCTTTGGCTTCGCCCGGCCACCGAGTGCCGGCACGACGTCAGCATTGGCGTTGAAGAAAATCGTCAGTGAATATCCCCGATGCCTGAGTGCAATCTCCTATCACCCCTATGGCATGTCCGGCGTGCAGATCAGCAAGACCCAGGCGTTTATTCAGCAAAACTTCCATCTACCGGGGGTCATCAGTGAATGGGGCGTGCCTTCCCTCAGCTCCAACGGCGGGATCGAAGCGCAGGCCAGCAAAATCAGCACCTTCATCGCCGACGTCAAGAAGCTCGATATCCCGCTGACATCGATTTACGAGTGGAAAAACAGTGAAACGGGCAGCAATGACCGGGAGAGGAATTTCGGTTTCCTGACCTCCGACGGCCAAGCGAAACCGGCGAAAATGGCAGCCTCTACCCAGTTGAATCCGCAGTAG
- the tal gene encoding transaldolase has translation MTSKLEQLKQMTTVVADTGDFEAIARVKPVDATTNPSLLLKAAAIPAYAELLNASVNDCKGDVGLASDRFGVAVGQEILKVIPGRISTEVDARLSFDSDAMLKRAHRLIELYDKAGIGRDRVLIKIASTWEGIRAAEILEKEGIQTNLTLLFSFAQAAACADAGVFLISPFVGRIYDWYKKANGNDYTGADDPGVQSVTRIYNYYKANDYKTVVMGASFRNLGQIEQLAGCDRLTISPDLIDKLAADTGKLERKLAPGQAGEARLSLSESQFRWLSNEDAMATEKLAEGIRQFARDQEKLEALLQAKL, from the coding sequence ATGACTTCCAAGCTGGAACAACTCAAACAAATGACTACCGTGGTTGCCGACACCGGCGACTTCGAAGCTATCGCTCGCGTTAAACCCGTGGACGCCACCACTAACCCTTCCCTTTTGCTCAAGGCCGCGGCCATTCCTGCGTATGCCGAGCTGCTGAACGCCAGCGTCAATGACTGCAAGGGCGATGTGGGCCTGGCCAGCGACCGTTTTGGCGTGGCCGTGGGGCAAGAAATCCTGAAAGTGATCCCGGGCCGCATTTCCACCGAAGTGGATGCGCGCCTGTCGTTCGACTCCGATGCCATGCTCAAGCGTGCGCATCGCCTGATCGAGCTGTACGACAAGGCCGGTATCGGCCGCGACCGCGTGCTGATCAAGATCGCCTCCACCTGGGAAGGCATCCGCGCTGCCGAGATCCTGGAAAAGGAAGGCATCCAGACCAACCTGACCCTGCTGTTCTCCTTCGCCCAGGCAGCCGCCTGCGCCGACGCCGGGGTATTCCTGATTTCGCCGTTCGTGGGCCGTATCTACGACTGGTACAAGAAAGCCAACGGCAACGACTACACCGGCGCGGATGATCCGGGCGTGCAGTCGGTGACCCGCATCTACAACTACTACAAGGCCAATGACTACAAGACCGTGGTCATGGGGGCGAGCTTCCGCAACCTGGGCCAGATCGAGCAACTGGCCGGCTGTGATCGCCTGACCATCAGCCCGGACCTGATCGACAAGCTGGCCGCGGATACCGGCAAGCTGGAGCGCAAACTGGCGCCAGGCCAGGCCGGTGAAGCGCGCCTGAGCCTCAGCGAATCGCAGTTCCGCTGGCTGTCCAACGAAGATGCGATGGCGACCGAGAAACTGGCTGAAGGCATTCGTCAGTTCGCGCGGGATCAGGAGAAGCTTGAGGCGTTGTTGCAGGCCAAGCTGTGA
- the rssC gene encoding anti-sigma factor antagonist RssC, translating to MSTGRIQFAEQDGTFVLKFVGEVRLTLCSALDATIERIFSALNFNAIVIDLTETRSIDSTTLGLLAKLSILSRQKVGLLPTVVTTHEDITRLLQSMGFEQVFNIVDQPVPCPECLDDLPDQDQSEEVVRIKVLEAHKILMGLNDTNREAFHDLVNALERH from the coding sequence ATGAGTACCGGTAGAATCCAGTTCGCCGAGCAGGATGGCACGTTTGTCCTGAAGTTCGTCGGTGAAGTTCGCCTGACCCTGTGTTCGGCGTTGGATGCGACTATCGAGCGGATCTTCAGCGCGTTGAATTTCAACGCGATCGTGATCGATCTGACCGAAACCCGCAGCATCGACAGCACCACGCTTGGCCTGCTGGCCAAGTTGTCGATCCTGTCGCGGCAGAAGGTCGGCCTGCTGCCGACCGTAGTCACCACCCACGAAGACATCACCCGTCTGTTGCAGTCCATGGGCTTCGAGCAGGTGTTCAACATCGTCGACCAGCCGGTGCCGTGCCCGGAATGCCTGGACGACCTGCCAGACCAGGATCAGTCCGAAGAAGTGGTGCGGATCAAGGTGCTCGAAGCGCACAAGATCCTCATGGGCCTGAACGATACCAATCGTGAAGCCTTCCATGACCTGGTGAATGCGCTCGAACGCCATTGA
- the rssB gene encoding two-component system response regulator RssB, which produces MPKTSATLLIIDDDEVVRASLAAYLDDSGFSVLQASNGQQGLQVFEQDKPDLVICDLRMPQMGGLELIRQVTERSPQTPVIVVSGAGVMNDAVEALRLGAADYLIKPLEDLAVLEHSVRRALDRARLLLENQRYREKLEKANRELEASLNLLQEDQNAGRQVQMNMLPVSPWTIDEFKFAHQIIPSLYLSGDFVDYFRVDERRVAFYLADVSGHGASSAFVTVLLKFMTTRLLFESKRSGTLPEFKPSEVLGHINRGLISCKLGKHVTMVGGVIDEETGLLTYSIGGHLPLPVLYTPDSVRYLEGRGLPVGLFNEATYEDHVLELPPTFSLTLMSDGILDLLPEPTLKEKEAALPQRVKAAGGTLDGLRQVFGLATLGEMPDDIALLVLSRNL; this is translated from the coding sequence ATGCCAAAAACCAGTGCCACGCTGCTGATAATCGATGATGACGAAGTAGTGCGCGCGAGCCTCGCCGCCTATTTGGACGACAGTGGTTTCAGCGTCTTGCAGGCCAGCAATGGTCAGCAGGGTCTTCAGGTATTCGAGCAAGACAAGCCCGACTTGGTCATCTGCGATTTGCGCATGCCGCAGATGGGCGGACTCGAACTCATTCGCCAGGTGACCGAACGTTCGCCGCAAACGCCGGTGATCGTGGTGTCGGGTGCCGGCGTGATGAACGACGCGGTCGAAGCCCTGCGCCTGGGCGCGGCGGACTACCTGATCAAGCCTCTCGAAGATCTGGCTGTGCTCGAGCACTCTGTGCGCCGGGCCCTGGATCGTGCGCGTCTGCTGCTGGAGAACCAGCGCTACCGCGAGAAGCTGGAGAAGGCCAACCGCGAACTCGAAGCCAGCCTGAATCTGCTCCAGGAGGACCAGAACGCCGGTCGCCAGGTGCAGATGAACATGCTGCCGGTCAGTCCCTGGACCATCGATGAGTTCAAGTTTGCTCACCAGATCATCCCGTCGCTGTACCTGTCGGGTGATTTCGTCGACTACTTCCGGGTCGACGAGCGCCGGGTAGCCTTCTACCTGGCGGACGTTTCCGGTCACGGCGCCTCTTCAGCCTTCGTCACCGTGCTGTTGAAGTTCATGACCACGCGCCTGCTGTTCGAATCCAAGCGCAGCGGCACCTTGCCGGAATTCAAGCCTTCAGAGGTTCTTGGTCATATCAACCGGGGCCTGATCAGTTGTAAGCTGGGTAAACACGTCACAATGGTCGGTGGAGTCATCGACGAGGAGACCGGTTTGTTGACCTATAGCATCGGCGGTCATCTGCCGTTGCCAGTGTTGTACACGCCAGACAGTGTTCGTTATCTGGAAGGGCGTGGTCTGCCGGTAGGCCTCTTCAACGAAGCCACCTATGAAGACCATGTGCTGGAATTGCCGCCGACGTTCAGCCTGACGCTGATGTCTGATGGCATTCTGGATCTTTTGCCAGAACCCACACTCAAAGAAAAAGAGGCGGCGTTGCCCCAACGGGTCAAGGCTGCGGGCGGCACCCTGGATGGGTTGCGGCAGGTTTTTGGATTGGCCACGCTAGGGGAGATGCCGGATGATATCGCCCTGTTGGTGTTGAGCAGGAATCTTTGA
- a CDS encoding VacJ family lipoprotein produces the protein MRWSNHLARICVCASAMLVPFVAQAATEEDPWESVNRPIYKFNDVIDTYALKPLAQGYQYVTPQFVEDGVHNFFQNIGDVRNLANDILQAKPRAAGVDTARIIFNTTFGLLGVIDVGTKMGLQRNDEDFGQTLGYWGVGSGPYVMLPLLGPSTLRDAPSKYVDSYTGAYRYVNDIPVRNSFYALDIVDTRANLLSSEKLITGDKYTFIRNAYLQNREFKVKDGQVEDDF, from the coding sequence ATGCGCTGGAGTAATCATCTAGCCAGGATTTGTGTATGCGCCAGTGCGATGCTGGTTCCGTTCGTTGCCCAGGCAGCCACGGAAGAGGATCCTTGGGAAAGCGTCAACCGCCCGATTTACAAGTTCAACGACGTGATCGACACCTACGCGCTCAAACCCCTGGCCCAGGGCTACCAGTACGTGACGCCGCAGTTTGTCGAAGACGGCGTTCACAACTTCTTCCAGAACATCGGCGATGTGCGCAACCTGGCCAACGATATCCTGCAGGCCAAGCCTCGCGCCGCAGGCGTTGATACCGCACGAATCATTTTCAACACCACTTTCGGTTTGCTGGGCGTCATCGATGTCGGCACCAAAATGGGCCTGCAGCGCAATGACGAAGACTTCGGTCAGACGCTCGGTTACTGGGGTGTCGGCAGCGGCCCTTATGTGATGCTGCCCCTGCTGGGGCCAAGCACCCTGCGTGATGCGCCGTCCAAGTACGTCGACAGCTACACCGGTGCTTATCGTTACGTAAACGACATTCCGGTGCGTAACTCCTTCTACGCGCTGGACATCGTCGATACCCGTGCCAACCTGCTGTCGAGCGAGAAGCTGATCACCGGCGACAAGTACACCTTCATCCGTAATGCGTACTTGCAGAACCGTGAATTCAAGGTGAAAGACGGTCAGGTCGAAGACGATTTCTGA
- a CDS encoding HAD family phosphatase produces the protein MPLAEALPQTAPSLTAVLFGLSGCLVDFGAHTHRHGSHSAEHAEATPGALDSLRSLQRQQIPCAWLDELPPALSQSLAAALPEWIKSSQHAVTNNPWPAPNACWQALMTLNVERLDGCVLVSGEPRLLQAGLNAGLWTIGLASCGSLCGLAPEQWQALTSQERDIKRAKATMQLFGLGVHSVIDHLGELDTCLADISLRRLKGEKP, from the coding sequence ATGCCGCTCGCCGAAGCCTTGCCCCAAACCGCACCCAGCCTGACCGCCGTACTGTTCGGCCTCAGTGGCTGCCTGGTGGATTTCGGCGCGCACACGCACCGGCACGGCAGCCACTCGGCCGAACACGCCGAGGCCACACCCGGCGCGCTGGATAGCCTGCGCAGCTTGCAGCGCCAGCAAATCCCCTGCGCCTGGCTCGATGAACTGCCCCCTGCCCTCAGTCAGTCCCTGGCCGCGGCGCTGCCGGAATGGATCAAATCTTCGCAACATGCAGTAACAAACAACCCATGGCCCGCCCCGAATGCCTGCTGGCAAGCCTTGATGACCCTGAACGTCGAGCGACTCGACGGCTGCGTGCTGGTGAGCGGCGAACCCCGCTTGCTGCAGGCGGGGCTCAATGCCGGGTTGTGGACCATCGGCCTGGCGTCCTGCGGCTCGCTGTGCGGCCTGGCGCCCGAGCAATGGCAAGCCTTGACCTCGCAGGAGCGCGACATCAAGCGGGCCAAGGCGACGATGCAACTGTTCGGCCTGGGCGTGCATTCGGTGATCGATCACCTCGGTGAACTCGACACCTGCCTGGCCGATATCAGCTTGCGTCGGCTCAAGGGCGAAAAGCCCTGA
- a CDS encoding DUF4404 family protein → MPARELQEQLNALREQLEQNPPLSEAERAELHELMQQIELKLELETKTQDSSLADGVNLAVERFELEHPTLAGTLRNIGQALANMGI, encoded by the coding sequence ATGCCTGCCCGCGAACTGCAAGAACAGCTCAATGCCCTGCGCGAGCAATTGGAACAGAATCCTCCATTGTCTGAAGCCGAACGCGCCGAGCTACACGAACTGATGCAACAGATCGAGTTGAAGCTTGAGCTGGAAACCAAAACCCAGGATTCCAGCCTCGCCGATGGCGTCAACCTGGCCGTGGAGCGCTTCGAACTCGAACACCCTACCCTTGCCGGCACCCTGCGCAACATCGGGCAGGCCTTGGCCAACATGGGGATCTGA
- the queF gene encoding NADPH-dependent 7-cyano-7-deazaguanine reductase QueF (Catalyzes the NADPH-dependent reduction of 7-cyano-7-deazaguanine (preQ0) to 7-aminomethyl-7-deazaguanine (preQ1) in queuosine biosynthesis): MHPAAEHSPLGKSSEYIATYTPSLLFPIPRTAKWAELGLTAQTLPYKGVDFWNCFELSWLLPSGKPVVAIGEFSIPADSPNIIESKSFKLYLNSLNQTPFADTASLEATLAKDLSAAAGKPVGVRIRSLKDVESEGVVALPGVCIDELDISVSNYEHPRPELLRCDDSRIVEESVHSHLLKSNCPVTSQPDWGSVAVEYRGAALDHASLLEYIVSFRQHSDFHEQCVERIFLDLQRLLKPEKLTVYARYVRRGGLDINPYRSTEEVQLPNHRLVRQ, from the coding sequence ATGCATCCCGCAGCCGAACACTCGCCGCTGGGCAAGTCCAGCGAATACATCGCCACCTACACGCCGTCTTTGCTGTTCCCGATCCCGCGCACCGCGAAGTGGGCGGAACTGGGCCTGACGGCGCAAACCCTGCCGTACAAAGGCGTGGACTTCTGGAACTGCTTCGAGCTGTCCTGGCTGCTGCCGTCGGGCAAGCCGGTGGTGGCGATCGGCGAATTCAGCATTCCGGCGGATTCGCCGAACATCATCGAGTCGAAGTCGTTCAAGCTATACCTCAACTCCCTGAACCAGACGCCGTTTGCCGATACCGCGAGCCTTGAGGCGACGCTGGCCAAGGACTTGTCGGCGGCTGCCGGCAAGCCGGTGGGCGTGCGCATTCGCAGCCTCAAGGATGTCGAGAGCGAAGGCGTCGTGGCCTTGCCGGGCGTGTGCATCGATGAACTGGATATCAGCGTCAGCAACTACGAGCATCCACGGCCGGAACTGCTGCGTTGCGATGATTCGCGCATTGTCGAGGAGAGCGTGCACAGCCATTTGCTCAAGTCCAACTGCCCGGTCACCAGCCAGCCGGACTGGGGCAGCGTGGCGGTGGAGTACCGTGGCGCGGCGCTGGATCACGCCAGCCTGCTGGAGTACATCGTCAGCTTCCGCCAGCACTCGGACTTCCATGAGCAATGTGTAGAGCGGATCTTCCTTGACCTGCAGCGGTTGCTGAAGCCGGAGAAACTGACAGTGTATGCGCGTTATGTGCGTCGTGGCGGGCTGGATATCAACCCGTACCGCAGCACTGAAGAGGTTCAACTGCCGAACCATCGCCTGGTCCGTCAATGA
- a CDS encoding cupredoxin family protein, giving the protein MFLRKSVAQILCLLALSSPVWADAGHTYDFGQPAPAAKATRSIEVVMGDMSFTPQAIDIKAGETVRFVLVNKGKLLHEFNLGDAAMHAKHQQEMLQMQQSGMLTPTGMKTMDHGNMAGMDHSKMDHGMQHDDPNSVLVEPGKTAELTWTFSKTTSLEFACNIPGHYQAGMVGKLTVSQ; this is encoded by the coding sequence ATGTTTTTACGCAAATCCGTGGCGCAAATCCTGTGTTTGCTGGCGCTGAGTTCGCCGGTGTGGGCCGACGCCGGGCATACCTATGATTTCGGTCAGCCGGCCCCGGCGGCCAAGGCGACCCGCAGCATTGAGGTAGTGATGGGTGACATGTCCTTCACGCCGCAGGCCATCGACATCAAGGCCGGGGAAACCGTGCGCTTCGTGCTGGTCAATAAAGGCAAGTTGTTGCATGAATTCAACCTGGGGGATGCGGCGATGCACGCCAAACACCAGCAGGAAATGTTGCAGATGCAACAGAGCGGCATGCTGACGCCGACCGGCATGAAGACAATGGACCACGGCAACATGGCCGGCATGGATCACAGCAAAATGGACCATGGCATGCAGCATGATGACCCCAACAGCGTGCTGGTGGAACCGGGCAAGACCGCCGAGCTGACCTGGACCTTCAGCAAGACCACCAGCCTTGAATTTGCCTGCAATATCCCCGGTCATTACCAGGCCGGCATGGTCGGCAAACTGACTGTCAGTCAGTAA
- a CDS encoding heavy metal response regulator transcription factor, giving the protein MKLLIVEDQPKTGHYLRQGLAEAGFNTELVADGTTGQQLALSGEYALLILDVMLPGRDGWQILQAVRSAGLDTPVLFLTARDAVEDRVHGLELGADDYLVKPFAFSELLARVRSLLRRGSATPQETSLQLADLRLDLIRRRVERNGQRIDLTAKEFALLEMLLRRQGEVLPKSLIASQVWDMNFDSDTNVIEVAIRRLRLKIDDEFPNKLIHTVRGMGYVLEERPA; this is encoded by the coding sequence ATGAAACTGCTGATCGTCGAAGACCAACCGAAAACCGGCCATTACCTGCGCCAGGGCCTGGCCGAGGCCGGGTTCAACACGGAACTGGTGGCCGATGGCACCACCGGCCAGCAATTGGCCCTCAGTGGTGAATATGCCCTGCTGATTCTCGATGTGATGCTGCCAGGACGTGATGGCTGGCAGATTCTGCAAGCGGTGCGCAGCGCCGGCCTGGACACGCCGGTACTTTTTCTGACCGCCCGTGACGCCGTGGAAGACAGGGTTCACGGCCTCGAACTGGGCGCCGATGACTATCTGGTCAAGCCGTTTGCCTTCTCCGAACTGCTGGCCCGGGTCCGCAGCCTGTTGCGTCGCGGCAGTGCCACGCCTCAGGAGACCAGCCTGCAACTGGCCGACTTGCGCCTGGACCTGATCCGGCGCCGGGTCGAACGCAACGGCCAGCGTATCGACCTGACCGCCAAGGAATTCGCCCTGCTGGAAATGCTCCTGCGCCGCCAGGGCGAAGTCCTGCCCAAGTCGCTGATTGCGTCCCAGGTCTGGGACATGAATTTCGACAGCGACACCAATGTCATTGAGGTGGCGATCCGTCGCCTGCGCCTGAAGATCGACGATGAATTCCCCAACAAGCTGATCCATACCGTGCGCGGCATGGGCTACGTCCTTGAAGAGCGCCCCGCCTGA